In Candidatus Kerfeldbacteria bacterium, a single genomic region encodes these proteins:
- a CDS encoding UDP-N-acetylmuramoyl-tripeptide--D-alanyl-D-alanine ligase: MKKLIIWKLQMLARMILRKYQPHVIGVTGSVGKTSTVEAIYTVLRTKYRTRKNYKNYNNEFGTPLSIIGAASGNSNPFAWLGVFFKALWLILVRDTSYPEYLVLEMGADRPGDIQALTELAPCTVGVITAVGPAHLELFSSVEKVAREKSIIVTHLKKDNFAVMNADDSLVMSCQDKVRAEIISFGFSDSATVRASDVRISSGPSDDPWVDVQIKGLSFKLQYKGANVPVFLPSVLGQHQVYAGLAAAAVGIAFGMNLADISAALREYQSPAGRMRLIPGIKHTSLIDDTYNSSPLAANAALQLLKEVKVSGKKYVVMGDMLELGQYTQEGHEDVGQHVMGAADYLVTVGERAKWIADGAEAAGMPVDRVVRFSDTEAAGKFVQEKIKTGDIILIKGSQGARMERVTKELMAEPTQAGELLVRQSAEWR, from the coding sequence ATGAAGAAACTCATTATCTGGAAATTACAAATGCTGGCACGGATGATATTAAGAAAATATCAGCCACACGTTATTGGCGTGACGGGAAGCGTGGGTAAGACGTCTACCGTTGAGGCAATTTATACGGTACTGCGCACGAAATACCGCACCCGAAAAAATTACAAGAACTACAATAATGAATTTGGTACGCCGTTGTCGATCATAGGAGCGGCTTCCGGAAATTCAAATCCGTTTGCCTGGCTCGGTGTTTTTTTCAAGGCACTTTGGTTGATTCTGGTGCGCGATACCTCATATCCGGAATATCTGGTATTAGAAATGGGCGCGGATCGGCCCGGCGACATTCAGGCGCTGACTGAGCTGGCGCCCTGTACCGTCGGCGTGATCACGGCAGTTGGTCCGGCACATCTCGAATTATTTAGCAGTGTGGAAAAGGTCGCGCGGGAAAAATCCATTATTGTTACACATCTGAAGAAGGATAATTTTGCAGTGATGAACGCGGATGATTCATTAGTCATGAGTTGTCAGGATAAGGTCCGGGCGGAAATCATTTCTTTTGGTTTTTCTGACAGTGCCACGGTACGCGCCAGCGACGTGCGCATTTCCTCAGGTCCATCGGATGATCCCTGGGTGGACGTCCAGATAAAGGGATTAAGTTTTAAATTACAATACAAGGGTGCCAATGTCCCCGTTTTTCTTCCCTCGGTCTTAGGTCAGCATCAAGTGTATGCTGGTCTAGCGGCTGCAGCGGTCGGCATCGCTTTTGGCATGAACCTGGCGGACATTTCAGCTGCGTTGCGCGAGTATCAGTCTCCCGCGGGTCGGATGCGTCTCATCCCCGGCATTAAACATACGTCATTGATTGACGATACCTATAATTCCTCGCCATTGGCGGCAAATGCGGCGTTACAACTTTTGAAAGAGGTTAAAGTTTCAGGGAAGAAATATGTGGTGATGGGGGACATGCTTGAGCTGGGGCAGTATACCCAGGAGGGACATGAAGATGTGGGTCAACATGTCATGGGTGCCGCTGATTATTTGGTTACCGTCGGTGAACGGGCAAAATGGATCGCCGATGGCGCTGAAGCTGCTGGTATGCCCGTTGATCGCGTGGTTCGTTTTTCTGATACTGAGGCGGCTGGTAAATTTGTCCAAGAAAAAATTAAAACCGGAGACATTATCCTTATTAAAGGATCGCAGGGAGCTCGCATGGAGCGGGTAACTAAGGAATTGATGGCCGAGCCGACTCAGGCAGGGGAGCTCTTGGTCAGACAGAGCGCTGAGTGGAGGTAA